TCCGGCGCGGAACCACATCGGTGGCCATTAATATTGAGGTTTGGGTAAAACAAGTGGCGTCTGATAACGGAGGACAACGTTATAAAGCCACGGAAGCTCTGTTTATCTACGTTGCAGTAGACGATAACGGCAAACCGCGTGCTCTCCCCGGCCAGTAAACTGGCCGGCGGCTTTATTCAGATAAAACCCGATAGCGAGAAAAAGATATAGCTGACAATGAATATCATCACCGGCAAGATATATAGCGGAAAATACTGTACCAGAAGGGTATGACGGGGGATGATAATGCGTTGTACCCATTGCTCACGAGTTAATCCTTCTGTACCTTGTGCCTGTTCCAGAATCATTTGATCTTCGATTCTTTCACCCAGGAACCTCACCTGTCGTCCCATACGTGCACCCGATGCCTGTAACGCAAGACCGATAAATATCAGCATATAGATGATCCAGAATAGTGGATTCAGGCTGTGTGCAAAATCTGGCAGCGGTGAATGATGCCAGAAAAAATTAAGAAACGGCGTATTGACACGGATCATATCAATCAGTACATGGAAAAAATCCATCATTACCGCATCAATACCGGCTTTTTTTACGCTATGTTCATACATAAATTTCAGCACTGATATCAGCGTCGAAACCAGAGCCAGAATAAAAATAACGCTGCCTGCCAGCCGTTTCACTACCGCCCAGTATCGGGCTTGTTGATATGTCATGAATGCTCCTGATTACCGATCGCGATATCGCTTTTGTGACAAATAGTTACACCGTCATCTCTTTCGTACATCGGCTAAAATACATATACTGGATAGATTAACAGTCAAAGGTAACCATTATGACGGCGGAAGGCCATATTCTATTTTCTATCGCCTGTGGTGTATTTGCTAAAAATGCAGCATTAACCCCGGTTCTTGCACAAGGTGACTGGTGGCATATTATTCCTTCTGTCGTACTAACCAGCCTGGTCCCTGATATCGATCATCCACACTCATTCGTGGGCCAGCGCTTGCCCTGGATAGCCAGACCGATAGCGCGTATTTTTGGTCATCGCGGCTTTACCCATAGCCTGCTTGCGGTGGCTGCCGCGCTAACACTCTTTTATTTGTACCAGCCTGAGAGCAGCTTCCTTCCCGCCGATGTACTCCAGGGCATGGTATTGGGCTATATCAGCCACATTGTTGCTGATATGCTCACGCCAGCAGGCGTCCCCCTGTTGTGGCCTTGTCACTGGCGTTTTCGTTTGCCTGTTCTGATGTCACAAAAAAGCAATCAGTCAGAACGGCTCCTGTGCATAGGATTGCTGGTTTGTACCCTGTGGATGCCTCACACTTTCGCTGAGAATGATGTGATACGCAGGTCATCCATCATGATCCAATCGCTACAGGACACGTTCAGTCTCTTCCTCAGGCAAACGGAAAGATTAAAAGACCACGCCACTCACCCACAGCATTAATTTTACTGTCCGATCTCATTATCCTGGCGCGTTTGCATCGCCCAGCGTTGTGCTGACTCCGGTATATCAAACGGCGGGGAACGACATAAACGCTCCCCCTGGACAATAAAAGCGACATATTTGCCTTTTAACCGCCACACATCGCAAAACCCTTCTATTTTAACCGCATGTTCCGGAGGAGCTGGCTCCACACGGGGCAGATAGCTAATAACAGGACGATTTTGTTGGCGCAACCTCTTCATCATCGATAAATTCACTAAATAAAAAAAGAAATGCCCTTTACAGTAAACAAGATGGCTAAAAAAATCATTAAAAAAGGTTTCATTTTCACGATGAAACCCTGTTGTTTTTGCTATCGAATGTCTGCGCTTTTCTGCAATATCCCTCTATTCCTGCACTCAAGCAGCATAACATTTATGCTATTTACTGCTACCTGGATCGGTATCGTATTCTGCACAACTCTGATAGCCCGAGTTCATCACATGGCCGGTATCATCCAGGGCAACAAAATAGGTATCTACTGTACCATCCCGATGCTTCAGAATATAGTTCTGGCAGGTTCCGCGTGCGTAGATCATCCTGATTTCAGACGTGGGTTTTCCCGCGATTTGCCGAACCTGTACACGGGACATGCCTTTTTTGACATCCTTGACGACCGGCTGGGTGAACTGGTCAGCGGTACGATCATAAACCGTACAACCGGCCAGCAAGGTGGCAACGGTCATGGCACCTAACAATCCTGCAATATTTTTGTTCATACTGATCTGTTCCTCATCGATTAACATGACAATTAAGCCTGGAATAGTTAACGTTCTTTTTCAAGCAAGCGCGTGACAGCGATCGATCTGAGAAAAAATTCTGTGTCAGCAGCGATTATAGCCATTTCACTCCCTTTCGATATCATATACTGGGAAGATCCTTGTCGTTTGATTATTAACGAGGTAGTTTTATCCGGGATAGCAGGCTTTTACTTTCCTGAGAGGGTAAATAATGACGTTACAACAAAAAATTATTCAAACGCTGGGAACAAAGCCGCAAATCGATGCGGCAACAGAGGTGCGCCGCAGTGTCGACTTTTTAAAGTCGTATCTGCAAACCCACCCTTTTATTAAATCACTGGTGCTGGGGATCAGTGGCGGTCAGGACTCCACACTGGCCGGAAAACTCTGTCAGCAGGCGATTAATGAATTACGCACAGAAACTGGTAATCAACAGCTGCAGTTTATCGCCGTCCGCCTGCCCTATGGTATTCAGGCCGATGAGCAGGATTGTCAGGATGCTATCGCTTTTATTCAGCCAGACCGAGTATTGACCGTCAATATAAAAGGTGCGGTTATGGCGAGCGAGCAGGCATTACGTGACGCCGGGGTTGAGCTGAACGACTTCGTCCGTGGTAATGAGAAAGCCCGTGAACGGATGAAAGCACAATACAGCATTGCCGGAATGAACCAGGGGGTGGTGGTCGGTACTGACCATGCTGCGGAAGCCATTACTGGATTCTTCACCAAGTACGGGGATGGTGGCACCGATATCAATCCCCTTTATCGTCTTAATAAACGTCAGGGTAAACAGCTACTGACTTTTCTGGGCTGTCCGCCACACCTCTATAATAAACAACCCACCGCCGATCTCGAGGACGATCGCCCGTCACTGCCCGATGAAGTGGCGCTGGGAGTGAGTTACGAAAATATTGATGATTATCTGGAAGGTCAACAACTCGATAAGAACATCATGCAACGCATTGAGGCGTGGTATCAGAAAACGGAGCATAAACGCCACTTGCCGATCACAGTCTTTGATGATTTCTGGAAAAAATAATCGTCGTGGTTGTCGCGGTGCACTTGTTGCTGCGGCGATGTCCCGTCAGACGTAGTACCTGCCCCCAACACAGGCAGCTAAGCTGCCTGGTCCATCTATTCAGGATACAGAAAGATCATTTCCTGACAGCTGCTCTCTTTTCGAGCTCTGTCATTTTTTTATTTAGATTATCACTGAACTTTTTTTTCTGTTCTGGCGTCAGAATATTATAGATTTTATTCTGAACTTGCAGACGTTGCAGCAATGCCGCTTTATGCCATGCTGCTATTTTATCAATTTGTGCTTCAGCCTTTGCCTGATCGAACGTATCGCTGGTAATCAGATCATGCATTGCCCGTAGATCTTCCTCCGCAGGCTGCGGATTTTTTTCATCCTGATTTTTTACAATATCGTGGATCTGCTTTTTTTGCTCATCCGTCAATTTGATATTTTTTAATGCCATATGAATCGAATGGCCATGCATACCTTTATGATAGCGCTCCATGCTATCCTTTTTGATATGCGGAGTATCGCCATCCACCGCATGCGCATAGCCCGTCATTCCCAATGCCAGTGTGGATGCAAAAAACAGTGCGGTTATCTTTTTCATCATTCTGATGCCTCTTACTTACGTTAATATAAACGGTCGCTATCCTGTAACCGACGAACAGGATAAACATTAGCCGACTTATCGTCAATTGCTCATATGTAAAGGAAAGAAAATATAAAAATATTTTTTAACTATTATTAAGAATAATAAAAAATAAAAGACTAAAAACAGTAATAATATATCGTAAGAATAAATGACTGTCTGTTTTGATTAAGTAAAAATACTGTCTACCCTTTGTAATAATCTGCCAGACAGAAGATATAACTATCAGATAATTCTGTATATCGGCCAGCGTCAGGGCCATGCGGTTCATTCTCCAGAGAAGTGTATTGATAGCCATTTGGTTTTATTCGCTTCATCCGCACACCTCAGAGGGTGCGGATTATAATTGCGGGCGTGGCGGCTGGCAGAGTCAGTCAGGCTGGCACAGACAACGCCACAACAACAATAACTGCCAGCGTTCTACTGTGACATTCAAACAATGAATCAATTTCACATCTGTCATTAATTGTGCGGTTGCTCATAAAAGTGCATAAGATCATAGTATTGTTGCAACAGTTATTATAAGCTATTGCATATACAAGCGATCAACAGGATATTGTATGCAAATAACAAGCTGCCAGAATATACTGCTACTTTTCAGCATTCACACATCAGTTTCTGCTACAAAACCAAAGAAAACATATTTCACAGATTGGTGGAAGCGATATGAACTCAGAGAACAACAAACAGAATCTGTTTTTTTATAGTGCTTCTGCGGCCTGGCTCATATCATTACTGAGCTGGGCATTTGGTTTTACCCTGCTTTCACTGGCGACCTTAGCACTGGCGCTTACCGCATTTTTATTTTATGGATTACAAAGAAGGAAAATGAATATGTTTGGAAAAAGCAAATTAACACCAGAATCTCCTGTAGAAGAGACCATGCCACAGCCGACGGAGTCACAAGGAGAAATATCGAAGTTTGCTCATCAGAAAAATACTATTATCGGCGCTGATGTCCATGTTGAAGGCAATCTGACCATCGCTGATCAAATCTATATTCATGGTAGTGTAACCGGTGATATTCATGCCTCCGGCGGCATCGTGAAGGTCATGAGCAGCGGTTCAGTACAGGGCAATATCGTCTGTAGTCATCTGATCGTTGATGGGCGTATTACTGGCGAGTGCCTGGCAGAAGATATCGAAATTGCCGAGCGCGGCAGCATTACCGGCAACCTGACTTATACTTCGCTCTGTGTCAAAAAAGGCGGCGTTTTTATTGGCGGTGCCAATATGTTTAAAGAGCAGGACAGAGCCAGTGTTACCGAGCTGATCCTCACAACAGAAGAAGAACTGACTGCCTGAGGGCCATATCATCAACAGTGCAGACTCCGGCATATCGCTGGAGTCACATCCGGACAGTCATCCCCCTTCTGTAAGACCTTTCCACGATCATTGACCGCAATTTCTGTTACCATGAGACTTTACCTGGTTCAGTAACGGCGATCATGAAATTTATCTCTTTTAATATCAATGGACTACGCGCCCATTTACATCAACTGGCAGCCATTATCGAAAAACACCAGCCTGATATTATTGGCCTGCAGGAAACCAAAGTTCATGATGATATGTTTCCTCACGAAGAGGTGGCGAAATTCGGTTATCACGTCTTTTATCATGGACAAAAAGGCCATTATGGTGTGGCATTATTGTGCAAAACCGTTCCCGTATTTGTCCATCGCGGTTTCCCCGATGATGACCCGGAGGCACAACGGCGCATGATCATTGCCGGTATTCCCTCTCCCCTTGGTCCTGTCACCGTCATCAACGGCTATTTTCCGCAGGGCGAGAGTCGTGACCATCCGATTAAGTTCCCGGCTAAAGCGGCGTTCTATCAGAAACTGCAGGATTATCTGCACAGCACACTGAATAAAAATAACCCGGTACTGATTATGGGCGATATGAATATCAGCCCGACCGATCTGGATATCGGCATTGGTGAAGAGAACCGTAAACGCTGGCTGCGTGCCGGTAAGTGCTCATTCCTGCCCGAAGAGCGGCAATGGATGGCGCGTCTGCTCGACTGGGGGCTGGTAGATACCTGGCGCCATGCCAATCCGCTATGTCAGGATCGCTTCTCATGGTTCGACTACCGCTCACGGGGATTCGCGGACAACCGGGGACTGCGTATCGATTTGCTGCTGGCCAGTGCGCCGTTGATCCATTGTTGCGTTGATACCGGTATTGATTACGCGATCCGTGGCATGGAAAAACCGTCTGACCATGCTCCCGTCTGGGCCACCTTTCACACCGCTGAGTAACGCACTGCCTGGTGGGCTGGGTTTTGCTGACCATGTTATCGCTGAATAATCCCGACCTTGTCACATTCCCGGATAATTTTCCTGCTTTTATCACCGCAACAGCTGGTATATAGTCAGGAAACGGCCATTTCGCCGGAAGTCAATAAGTAGAATACCCTCCCTATTTAAAGCCTGGCCCAGCAGGCGTTATTAACACAGCCAGCGCGGAGAAACCGCAGCGTACAGGTAGTACGTGAGGATTTCTGGCACTGCCCAGGGCCAAAATAGCAAGTAAAACAGCCTGATGGACCAGGCTCTTAGTCAGGTTGCTTTCAGATAGTTAGCGATCATTATCGGAAAAAATCCTGTAGGCATTCCACATCATAACCATAAGGTAAATTGATAACTATGGATAATCTCTCTACGCTGGAAAGTTTTCTCGTTCATGTTCAGCAACGTGCTCCTCATCAACCTGAGTTTGCCCAGGCAGTCCAGGAAGTGATGACCACACTGTGGCCCTTTCTTGAAGAAAATCCGCACTATCGCCAGTTTTCACTGCTGGAGCGCCTGGTCGAGCCGGAGCGTGCTATTCAGTTCCGTGTCGCATGGATCGATGACCATAATCAGGTGCAGGTCAATCGCGCCTGGCGTGTGCAGTTCAATTCCGCTATTGGTCCGTATAAAGGCGGCATGCGTTTTCATCCCTCGGTGAACCTGTCTATTCTCAAATTCCTTGGCTTTGAACAAATCTTTAAAAATGCCCTGACCACCTTGCCGATGGGCGGCGGCAAAGGTGGCAGTGATTTTGATCCCAAAGGTAAAAGTGATGGTGAAGTGATGCGCTTTTGCCAGGCACTGATGACAGAACTGTATCGCCATTTAGGCTCGGATACTGACGTCCCTGCTGGTGATATTGGCGTCGGAGCTCGTGAGATCGGTTTTATGGCCGGCATGATGAAAAAGCTGTCCAACAATAGCGCCTGTGTTTTTACCGGGAAAGGGCTCTCGTTTGGTGGCAGTCTGATCCGCCCGGAAGCAACTGGTTATGGCCTGATCTACTTTACTGATGCCATGCTTAAACATCACGGTATGAGCCTTGACGGGATGCGGGTCGCCGTGTCTGGTTCCGGCAATGTCGCACAATACGCGATCGAAAAAGCCATGATGATGGGCGCACGTGTCATCACAGCTTCAGACTCCGGTGGGACGGTGGTCGACGAAGAGGGTTTCACTGCCGAAAAACTGGCCCGTCTGTGCGCGATCAAAAACCGTCGCGAGGGCCGAATCGCTGACTACGCTCAGGAATATGGCCTGACCTATCTGGACGGTGCACAACCCTGGTCGGTTCCTGTCGATATTGCCCTGCCTTGCGCGACACAAAACGAACTGGATGTTGACGCTGCCGGTCAGCTGATCGCGCATGGCGTGAAAGTGGTGGCGGAAGGCGCCAATATGCCGACCACTATTGCGGCCACCAACCTGTTCCTCGACGCTGGCGTTTTGTTCGCCCCCGGCAAAGCCGCTAACGCTGGCGGTGTTGCAACATCAGGGCTGGAAATGGCACAAAATGCGGCACGCATGAGCTGGAGTGCCGAGGAAGTCGATCGGCGTTTGCATCAGATTATGTCAGATATTCATCACGCCTGTGTGCGATATGGCGGTCAGGGGCGACAAACCAACTATGTTCGCGGTGCCAACATCGCCGGTTTTGTCAAAGTGGCGGACGCGATGCTGGCACAAGGGGTGCTGTAAGCAGACAGACATCGCCCCTGAGGCCAGATCACCAGCGTTCAGGGTGAATTTCCCGCCGCGCGGTTTTTCGTTTTCCCCTTGCGGCGGGGTTTTCGTTGGCTGTCGCCAGCGTTGTACTTTCCGGAGGCGGCCATAATCCCCCGGAACTGCGTTGTCGGCGTGCTTCGCGCCTGGCTAATAAGCTGATGCAGTGAATCGATCAGTGGCTGCATAAAATCCTGATAACGACACTGTTTTTCACTTATTTTAGTTAATTCCGACTCCCAGTGAGCGGTCATATCCGGACGGGAAGCGGTCTCTGGCAGCGAGTGAATTAACGCCCGCCCCGCCTTCGTGGCATGGATAGAACGCCCCTTTTTTATCAGAAAATTTCGTTTAAACAGCAGCTCGATAATGCCAGCGCGGGTCGCCTCAGTGCCCAACCCATCGGTGGCGCGTAAGATCTTTTTCAAATTTTTATCCTGAACAAAACGGGCAATGCCGGTCATTGCCGAGAGCAATGTCGCATCGGTAAAGTGACGAGGGGGCTGAGTCTGTCGGGCCACCACCTCACCTTGTTCACACAGCAATTGATCCTGTTTTGCCACTACCGGCAAGGGTATACCGTCATTCTCTTCATCACGCTCTTTACTGCCCAACAGCGTGCGCCAGCCCGCTTCGGTCAGAAAGCGCGCTTTTGCGACAAACTTACCGCTGACAATATCAAGATCAATCTGACATTGACGAAACTGTGCCGCCGGGCAAAACTGCATCAGATACTGGCGGGCGATCAGATTATAAATTTTTTCTTCATTATCAGTGAGTTTCACTGCACTGCTGCGCGCAGTCGGAATAATTGCATGGTGTGCGTCGACCTTTTTATCATCCCAGCAGCGATTGCGTATCGCCAGATCGATAACCGGTTGTGGTAACAATTCCGCCGCATGTACGCTGATGGCATTAAATACTGCCTGACGACCAGCAAAATGCTCTTCTGGCAGATAACGACTATCTGAACGCGGATAGGTAATCAGTTTGTGCGTTTCATACAGTTTCTGGCAAATATCAAGCACATTTTGCGCACTCAAGGCAAAACGCTTCGCTGCTTCAATTTGCAGTGAGGAGAGCGAAAAAGGTAACGGCGGCGGTTCTGCTTCCCGCTTATCATGATACGCGGTGACGATCGCAGGCTGGCCAGTAATACGCCTGACCACATGTTCCGCCAGTGGTCGATGCAACAAGCGCCCTTCTTCATCCTGATAGGGTTCGCAAGCCTCACTCGGTTGCCAGATGGCGGTAAAACGCTCTCCCTGCGGGGTGACAATGTGTGCCTTGACTTCAAAAAAATCTTTCGCGATAAAATTTTCGATTTCTTCATCGCGACGCACCACCAGCCCCAGTACGGGGGTCTGAACCCGCCCAACCGATAATACCCCCTGATAACCGGCATGACGTCCCAGTAAGGTATAGGCACGGGTCATATTAATGCCATACAGCCAGTCAGCGCGCGCACGGGCCAGCGCAGAGACGCATAATGGTATAAATTCGTGATTGGCACGCAGGCGTGAAATCGCGCGGTCCACCGCCTGCGGATTGAGGTCGTTAATCAGACAACGTTGCACATGCTGGCGCTTTTCCGCGGCGAGTTGCAGATAATCAAGCACCTCATCGACCAGAAGCTGACCTTCCCGGTCCGGGTCGCCAGCATGGACGATCTCCTGCGCTTCACCCAGCAACCGCCGGATGGTATTCAGTTGTTTCATCACCGATGTTTTCGGCTGAAGCTGCCATTTTTCCGGTACAATCGGCAGATCCTGTAAATTCCAGCGAACATAGCGATCATCATAAACATCCGGCTGCGCCTGCTCCAGCAGATGGCCAATACACCAGGTCACCACCTGACCATCGCCACAGGCAATATAACCATCCCCTTTA
The sequence above is drawn from the Enterobacteriaceae bacterium ESL0689 genome and encodes:
- a CDS encoding YniB family protein; the protein is MTYQQARYWAVVKRLAGSVIFILALVSTLISVLKFMYEHSVKKAGIDAVMMDFFHVLIDMIRVNTPFLNFFWHHSPLPDFAHSLNPLFWIIYMLIFIGLALQASGARMGRQVRFLGERIEDQMILEQAQGTEGLTREQWVQRIIIPRHTLLVQYFPLYILPVMIFIVSYIFFSLSGFI
- a CDS encoding metal-dependent hydrolase, which produces MTAEGHILFSIACGVFAKNAALTPVLAQGDWWHIIPSVVLTSLVPDIDHPHSFVGQRLPWIARPIARIFGHRGFTHSLLAVAAALTLFYLYQPESSFLPADVLQGMVLGYISHIVADMLTPAGVPLLWPCHWRFRLPVLMSQKSNQSERLLCIGLLVCTLWMPHTFAENDVIRRSSIMIQSLQDTFSLFLRQTERLKDHATHPQH
- the cedA gene encoding cell division activator CedA gives rise to the protein MNLSMMKRLRQQNRPVISYLPRVEPAPPEHAVKIEGFCDVWRLKGKYVAFIVQGERLCRSPPFDIPESAQRWAMQTRQDNEIGQ
- the osmE gene encoding osmotically-inducible lipoprotein OsmE, coding for MNKNIAGLLGAMTVATLLAGCTVYDRTADQFTQPVVKDVKKGMSRVQVRQIAGKPTSEIRMIYARGTCQNYILKHRDGTVDTYFVALDDTGHVMNSGYQSCAEYDTDPGSSK
- the nadE gene encoding ammonia-dependent NAD(+) synthetase; this encodes MTLQQKIIQTLGTKPQIDAATEVRRSVDFLKSYLQTHPFIKSLVLGISGGQDSTLAGKLCQQAINELRTETGNQQLQFIAVRLPYGIQADEQDCQDAIAFIQPDRVLTVNIKGAVMASEQALRDAGVELNDFVRGNEKARERMKAQYSIAGMNQGVVVGTDHAAEAITGFFTKYGDGGTDINPLYRLNKRQGKQLLTFLGCPPHLYNKQPTADLEDDRPSLPDEVALGVSYENIDDYLEGQQLDKNIMQRIEAWYQKTEHKRHLPITVFDDFWKK
- the spy gene encoding ATP-independent periplasmic protein-refolding chaperone Spy; this translates as MKKITALFFASTLALGMTGYAHAVDGDTPHIKKDSMERYHKGMHGHSIHMALKNIKLTDEQKKQIHDIVKNQDEKNPQPAEEDLRAMHDLITSDTFDQAKAEAQIDKIAAWHKAALLQRLQVQNKIYNILTPEQKKKFSDNLNKKMTELEKRAAVRK
- a CDS encoding polymer-forming cytoskeletal protein — encoded protein: MNSENNKQNLFFYSASAAWLISLLSWAFGFTLLSLATLALALTAFLFYGLQRRKMNMFGKSKLTPESPVEETMPQPTESQGEISKFAHQKNTIIGADVHVEGNLTIADQIYIHGSVTGDIHASGGIVKVMSSGSVQGNIVCSHLIVDGRITGECLAEDIEIAERGSITGNLTYTSLCVKKGGVFIGGANMFKEQDRASVTELILTTEEELTA
- the xthA gene encoding exodeoxyribonuclease III — protein: MKFISFNINGLRAHLHQLAAIIEKHQPDIIGLQETKVHDDMFPHEEVAKFGYHVFYHGQKGHYGVALLCKTVPVFVHRGFPDDDPEAQRRMIIAGIPSPLGPVTVINGYFPQGESRDHPIKFPAKAAFYQKLQDYLHSTLNKNNPVLIMGDMNISPTDLDIGIGEENRKRWLRAGKCSFLPEERQWMARLLDWGLVDTWRHANPLCQDRFSWFDYRSRGFADNRGLRIDLLLASAPLIHCCVDTGIDYAIRGMEKPSDHAPVWATFHTAE
- the gdhA gene encoding NADP-specific glutamate dehydrogenase; this encodes MDNLSTLESFLVHVQQRAPHQPEFAQAVQEVMTTLWPFLEENPHYRQFSLLERLVEPERAIQFRVAWIDDHNQVQVNRAWRVQFNSAIGPYKGGMRFHPSVNLSILKFLGFEQIFKNALTTLPMGGGKGGSDFDPKGKSDGEVMRFCQALMTELYRHLGSDTDVPAGDIGVGAREIGFMAGMMKKLSNNSACVFTGKGLSFGGSLIRPEATGYGLIYFTDAMLKHHGMSLDGMRVAVSGSGNVAQYAIEKAMMMGARVITASDSGGTVVDEEGFTAEKLARLCAIKNRREGRIADYAQEYGLTYLDGAQPWSVPVDIALPCATQNELDVDAAGQLIAHGVKVVAEGANMPTTIAATNLFLDAGVLFAPGKAANAGGVATSGLEMAQNAARMSWSAEEVDRRLHQIMSDIHHACVRYGGQGRQTNYVRGANIAGFVKVADAMLAQGVL
- a CDS encoding DNA topoisomerase III, encoding MRLFIAEKPSLGRAIAEVLPKPHRKGDGYIACGDGQVVTWCIGHLLEQAQPDVYDDRYVRWNLQDLPIVPEKWQLQPKTSVMKQLNTIRRLLGEAQEIVHAGDPDREGQLLVDEVLDYLQLAAEKRQHVQRCLINDLNPQAVDRAISRLRANHEFIPLCVSALARARADWLYGINMTRAYTLLGRHAGYQGVLSVGRVQTPVLGLVVRRDEEIENFIAKDFFEVKAHIVTPQGERFTAIWQPSEACEPYQDEEGRLLHRPLAEHVVRRITGQPAIVTAYHDKREAEPPPLPFSLSSLQIEAAKRFALSAQNVLDICQKLYETHKLITYPRSDSRYLPEEHFAGRQAVFNAISVHAAELLPQPVIDLAIRNRCWDDKKVDAHHAIIPTARSSAVKLTDNEEKIYNLIARQYLMQFCPAAQFRQCQIDLDIVSGKFVAKARFLTEAGWRTLLGSKERDEENDGIPLPVVAKQDQLLCEQGEVVARQTQPPRHFTDATLLSAMTGIARFVQDKNLKKILRATDGLGTEATRAGIIELLFKRNFLIKKGRSIHATKAGRALIHSLPETASRPDMTAHWESELTKISEKQCRYQDFMQPLIDSLHQLISQARSTPTTQFRGIMAASGKYNAGDSQRKPRRKGKTKNRAAGNSP